In one window of Kitasatospora sp. MMS16-BH015 DNA:
- a CDS encoding Na+/H+ antiporter: MAQLSLLFLVLLASVVTMPLARRTGVPQPVMMTVLGLVMAVVPQIPDVTIEPDLILPLVLPPLIFAVARRSSVGYFKANIRSILLLAVALVIVTTTAVAGVFHWLTPTLPVAAAVALGALVSPPDPVAAVAVAGSIGLPRRLVAVLESEGLFNDVTAIVVYSLAIDAVVSHDFSVPHALLRFVLSAVVAVVIGIVLGWLTTKLAAMLDDPTQQVALNLLVPFAAYTLAEEGHGSGVLAVVVCALYLADRAADADEVSYRLVGNAFWEIVEILITGVAFGLIGLELATVLRDVGSSWRDMLGDTAWVIATVVLVRLAWLLPASWISKRVTKGEEDTPLTWQETVVLWWSGMRGVATVALALAIPYALHSGEPFAGRSEIVFVAFGVVLFTLLVQGLTLPWLVRRLRLDDSQDHHEAAVKQLWWRSAKAGLHRLAELEEQDKLPAEMVERLRERQHDRLARLCPEKYEEQEAAEAKLRLVQWREAAKIEQEMIAAGRREVLRARTEPGADPEIVDEVLRGLDLRSARR; encoded by the coding sequence GTGGCCCAGCTGTCCCTGCTCTTCCTGGTGCTGCTCGCCTCGGTGGTGACGATGCCGCTGGCCCGCCGCACCGGCGTGCCGCAACCGGTGATGATGACGGTGCTCGGCCTGGTGATGGCGGTGGTGCCGCAGATCCCGGACGTCACCATCGAGCCCGACCTGATCCTGCCGCTGGTGCTGCCGCCGCTGATCTTCGCCGTGGCCCGGCGCTCTTCGGTCGGGTACTTCAAGGCCAACATCCGCTCGATCCTGCTGCTCGCGGTGGCCCTGGTGATCGTGACCACCACCGCCGTGGCCGGGGTGTTCCACTGGCTGACCCCGACCCTGCCGGTGGCGGCGGCCGTGGCGCTCGGCGCGCTGGTCTCGCCGCCCGACCCGGTGGCTGCCGTCGCGGTGGCCGGCAGCATCGGGCTGCCCCGGCGGCTGGTGGCGGTGCTGGAGAGCGAGGGGCTGTTCAACGACGTGACGGCGATCGTCGTCTACTCGCTGGCCATCGACGCGGTGGTGAGCCACGACTTCTCGGTGCCGCACGCCCTGCTGCGGTTCGTGCTCTCGGCCGTGGTCGCGGTGGTGATCGGGATCGTGCTCGGCTGGCTCACCACCAAGCTGGCCGCGATGCTGGACGACCCCACCCAGCAGGTCGCGCTCAACCTGCTGGTGCCCTTCGCCGCGTACACCCTGGCCGAGGAGGGCCACGGCTCCGGGGTGCTGGCCGTGGTGGTCTGCGCGCTCTACCTGGCCGACCGGGCCGCCGACGCCGACGAGGTCTCGTACCGGCTGGTCGGCAACGCGTTCTGGGAGATCGTCGAGATCCTGATCACCGGCGTCGCCTTCGGCCTGATCGGTCTCGAGCTGGCCACCGTGCTGCGGGACGTGGGCAGCAGTTGGCGCGACATGCTCGGCGACACCGCCTGGGTGATCGCCACCGTGGTGCTGGTGCGGCTGGCCTGGCTGCTGCCGGCCTCCTGGATCTCGAAGCGGGTCACCAAGGGCGAGGAGGACACCCCGCTCACCTGGCAGGAGACGGTCGTGCTCTGGTGGTCCGGCATGCGCGGGGTGGCCACCGTGGCGCTCGCCCTCGCCATCCCGTACGCGCTGCACAGCGGCGAGCCGTTCGCCGGCCGCAGCGAGATCGTCTTCGTCGCCTTCGGGGTGGTGCTCTTCACCCTGCTGGTGCAGGGCCTCACCCTGCCCTGGCTGGTCCGGCGGCTGCGCCTGGACGACAGCCAGGACCACCACGAGGCGGCGGTCAAGCAGCTCTGGTGGCGCTCGGCCAAGGCCGGGCTGCACCGCCTCGCCGAGCTGGAGGAGCAGGACAAGCTCCCCGCCGAGATGGTGGAACGCCTCCGCGAGCGCCAGCACGACCGGCTGGCCCGGCTCTGCCCGGAGAAGTACGAGGAGCAGGAGGCCGCCGAGGCCAAGCTGCGCCTGGTCCAGTGGCGGGAGGCCGCCAAGATCGAGCAGGAGATGATCGCCGCCGGCCGCCGCGAGGTGCTGCGCGCCCGCACCGAGCCCGGCGCCGACCCGGAGATCGTCGACGAGGTGCTGCGCGGGCTCGACCTCCGCTCGGCCCGCCGCTGA